A stretch of DNA from Lotus japonicus ecotype B-129 chromosome 4, LjGifu_v1.2:
TATCTCTTTTCCTATCTTATCACTaccatcatttttgtttatcacaCCACCCTTCACTTTTACTCTCATCTCATAGTTTTCTTCGTTGCCACTTTTCACACTTAATAAATGTGAAAACATTTCATACATTGTAAGTGTAAACTGATGTATGTTCGttctctcttcaccttcttcctttcgttttaagTATTTCACACTCAGTGAGTGGAAAACATTTTCACATTCTTAACAGTtggttccttcacactcttgagggtgaaatttgaaattatttcacactcttgagtgtgaaatgaaaatataaaaaaaatcaatttttttttaaaaataaaattattaacagttcaataactcacactcttgagtgtgaaatttgaaaatgtttcacacatttgagtgtgaaatttaattattaaaaataaaattcttaacacTTGGttctttcacactcttgagtgtgaaatttgaaaagagaGTGTGAAATgtgtgaaatgaaaattataaaaaaacaaaaaaaaattaaaaaattattaacaattcaataactcacactcttgagtgtgaaatttgaaaatgtttcacacacttgagtgtgaaatctaattctaaagaaacgaaaaatttaaaattgaaaataaagtcCATTCACACTACTGATCTTGAGTGCGAAACTGAATTGTGTTTCACACCCTTGAGTGTGAAACACAATTGTGCGAATTGAGTATCTTTattctctcttcaccttcttcctttcaTTTTAAGTGTTTCACACTTAGTgagtgtgaaatattttcacacacattgagtgtgaaaatgtttcacacttaGTATGTGTGAAAATACTATCACACTTTGACTATCTCTTTATAAGAGAGGGTATTAAgggaatttagaaaataaaagagggtGTGGGATTAATagggggtgttaaaactaatgcccaAGAAActctttgagaaaataggtgAATCAAAAGACACATCACATTAAATAAAGTTCCATATGAGTCAAAAGAGGATTCAACTTTTCAGTTTCCAACAACACCATAGAAAAGTTACccattaatttaaatataaaatatcatttcaaattcatgaatataaaatatattaaataattttttatgcttcagaaaataaaaccaaatttaatattgaatttatatttatattagttTTTTGTATGTTAGTTTATTAATACTTATATAATACTATTTAATTTacatttacatatatatatttttaaaaattgtctTCTCTTTGTCAATTAATAGTGCTGTCCTGGTCTTCTGGGAAGATGGTAAGAAAATGAGGCACTCGCaagagaaattaattttttcaataaaatagtattttaatattatttacttACACTCCCTATAAAGTTTTTATACTATCTTCATATTTTCTGGTCCCTCAATCCGTGGCTGACTTCATCATTTCAACCACCGAGTCGATTTTCATTTTTGAGTTTTCATTTTTCCTGAATAATGATCCTCGAGTTCATCATACCGTTTGCAATGAATTATCTCTGTCAGGGTGACCTTTGAGGTGTAAAACCCaggctgaagactgaagagGCATCAAGGTGTTTGATAATGATAACTATATGCTAGTGATTCTGGACCACAATGCCTTTTCACTATTTATTGGAGGTTAATTAAAGTGCCTTTTtgaaaaagataaagaaaaaatgGTACCATAGAATAATGCACACAAGGGTGAGACAAAACTATAAGATTCAAGATAGAAAATTTGAAGTAAGAACAGAACAGTGAAAAGAAAGAGTTGTGAGAATATAACATACAACGTGTCTTGCTAGTAATAGCAGCACCATGAAGCAAATTCCCATCAGTATAGTTTGCCAGGACCACTGCAGAAAAAAGTCCCACAAATTAAAGAACCAAGTTTTCAAAAGAGAAATTCCATTTGGTGTTTTGTGTCACGgtgagagataaaaagaaaaaaaaagtaattaattaacCTCATGTATATTGTTAAAAACAGAACTCATAACAGGAATCAACCCCATCTGTGCAGTGAAATGGGTGATTCCAAGGAGGCTCTTGAGCTGTTGCAGTGAGACAATTATAGCAGCACCAGCCATGAACCCAATGAGGATTGCCTTAGATAGAAAATCAATGATGAATCCTAGCCTGCATTAATCATCAACACTTTCAAATTGGGGGGAAAAACTAGCAAAACATGCCTAAATTTTGCAAATTAATTACCTTAGGATTCCAAGAGAAGCTTGAAAAAGACCAGCAAAGAAGGTTGAAGTAAAAGCCAGTTGAAGAAACAGAATTGCATCTCCAGTGGGAGACACTTCCTGCCTCAGCATGGATCCCATCACAAGAGAAGCAATTGAAACAGGTCCTACTGCTAGGTCCCTTGAGCTTCCAAGAACAGCATAAATCAGTGGTGGAACAAAGCTAGAATCTGAAAATGTGCAGAAGAACCAACCATAAGCATGTGATCAAACAAATTAGCACAAGCTATGGAgagtaaaaaaagaaaaagcaacACACTCACAGAGTCCCACAATTGGAGGAAGGTCTGCAAGCTTAGCATAACTGATTCCCTGAATGACAAATTCCACAGAAGAAATTTCTAATCAcagttgattttatttttagaattaaTTGTAGAATGATTTTCAAACGTGCATTTTTTAGATTGATGACGAACCTGTGGGATAGCCAAGCTAGCAATGGTGAGACCAGAAATAAGGTCAGATTTGAAGAGTTTGAAGCTATAGCTAGGACTCCATTGAAGAATAGGGAACACATATTGAGCTCCAAGGACTAGTTTGTTCTTGAGTGTTTGTCCCTTGAATTGGCGCAGAGGATCATCAGGGAAGAACGTTTCCTTGAGCCTAGCCTTGAGCTTGTGCAAGGTGCTCTTGTGGGGTGGTGGAACAACTTGGTGTACTTCCATGGCCATTTCTACTATGCAATGTGAAGAATGCATGGTGCAGGCATTATTAGGCTCATCCATTGAAGAGAGCTATGTTTGATTGGAATGGTGTGGGTAATTTGAGCAGTGTTGTGTGCCTTTTATGTAAAACCTTTGTGTCCTACCccaatagtaataataataaaaataaaaataaaaataacataaaatataattatttttatatagtatattattattactcccccttattataagtcacttttttggaaaaacaatctgttcctaaatataagtcatTTTATAATATCTAGAaagtattaaatatttttttctaaattcactttcatattaaatatgaaagagatgatgaactttgaaatattaactttgagagagaaaatcataggtaAGTAAATAAAGGTAAACTATcattttctttacaaatttattactccctccgttccataaagtttgttgttttgcaccatttttcaatatcccaaaatgtttgttgttttagaaaaccaatgcattttttgctaattttttccacttataccctcatttaatacattttctctcacttatcacctttcatattaaccaaccacaactcttctctattaattacattcttttCTATCTAAGTATactttaatagttgcacatcatactagtaaaattaaataagggcaatctagtcaaattatactatcaataattgttttcttactctttatgccacaaccttaaactacaaactttctggaacggaaaGAGTATTAATAACTACTTTTTTAATTTAAGAGAAGTATTTATTTGTGACTTATGTATAGTAAATGAGGAGTATTATTGACATGTCTGTAAACCGCTATAAGACAAAATGGCACCTATGGCAACTAAAGTACAAAGAGATTGAAACAATAAATACGAGATGGTGTCTGAAATCAATAAAACGAGAAGGGATAGCACGGGCGGTGAAATTACTACTAGTAGCAGTAGGCTTACGGTACCGTTCATTTGGTTGATTGGTGGGCACACAAAAATAAGAACACAACCGATTACACTTCTACCAAAAAACTTACCCTTTGTAACTTCTTGCTATGATTGATTGCAAAATGGTTATTTTCATTTTGCAGTATTTGATTGATCTGACTGGATACCAATTTGATGACATGTTGGATTACATGAAAAGTTGGAAGATTTTAGAATGGGGATTGGTTTTAATGTGATCTTAATTCGTTATTTGCATTATTAGTCGCACTATCCCGATATTTATCTGTACTTATAATTTTGTGAAACTTGAAAACGCCATTCATTATATTTCATTCGCACTTTTAAAGTGGGTTAGTAACGCACTCTGAAATTGCGTTTGTAATGCACTTTGTAACTACATTACTAACACACTTTGTAATTGCGTACTAACGCACTTTACTGATCACTCTGATTATAACTAATGTAAATTCTTAAACTCTCAATTTTTAATTAACACACATGTTAAATATTAGATTGACTATTATTTCCTATGCTAAATCAGACTCTATATATAGGGTGTCATTTCTCTCTTTCCAACAcgattttttcttctttttcttactAATTCAAATGTCTTTGTCCTCTTCTCCTTTATTCCTTCTCCTGCATTCTTCTTCCTTAGGTAATAATGTTTGCGGTTCACTGAATTTCATCCCCAACCTTAGCTACTTTGGAAACTCATAATTTAGATATTCAGATTTAGAGTTGCAAAGCAGCTAATGTAGGGGTTGACTATCCTTATTTTGAGTTCTCAAAGTAGTGAATGTAGAGGGTATCTGGTAAAAAATTGGTCTCATAAATATGAATGAACGACATACTGAGCCACTAGATACCCTCTGAACTTGATGATCTGGATCGATAATTTGAAAAGCTGAAGGGCAGAAAGATTtgcaaaataaattaattttacattGTACCAAGTATGAGTTAATGAGTTTATTGTAATTCTATTTTACCTTCTAAACTTCGTGATCTGaattagtaaaattaaattgctACTGTTGTTTCATGTTTCAATCTCTGTAATGCAATTTCTTATATATGACGTTCACGCACTTTACATTACGCACTTTATAGTGCGCACAAGTAACGTACTGTAAAGTGAAAAATAATGCATTGTTATGTGCGAGTTTCATAAGATTGAAATTTGCTTCTGCTGCACAAATCTATTTAAGCAAATACATACACAATTACAGTCCACAAACAAAGTATCTCATCATGAACCACAAACAAAATTACCAATTAAGTTAATGAATCTATAATTGTGTAAACACCATACAAACACAAACACCAACACGAATGGGAAAGGAATCTTTACACAATCAAGCAAAGTACAATCCTcctaaaataaaaatcacatgAAACAACCAAAGTACAATCACCCTAAAATAAAATCCATATGAAACAACTAAGTACAACCAACATCCCTAACCCTTGGAGCTAGATATGTCATCCCTCATTTCCTCTTTTTGCCACCGCCACAATCATCCTCATGAGCCTATTAACCCTGCAAACCCCGCTCTATGATGGCATGAATGTTTTGGTTTGCTTCCAATATCCTTTCTAAAGTCTCATAGGGGTCACTGTTATTAAGCTCCATATCTGAAACTGCTCAAGAATACCCTAAAAAACGTAGACAAATTAAATAAACATAAGTTCTGAATAGAAACTTGTTTGATTTACATTCATCACAAGTCAGAAACACTTACTTCTAGAGTCGCTGCTACATCATCTATGGTTTCCGGAGGGACCACCACGGGTGTGAGACTGACTTGTACCACGTCATGTAACCCGATGCTGTCAATGGATATCTAGATGGATCACTGCCCACGCAATGAATAGAGAATTCTCCAAACATTTGATCAATCTCCTCACAGGTGGGTCTCTGAGCAGGTGGTTGGTTAGGAACAACCTGGACCAAATGAAACTACCTTAGCACACACTACGATAAGGGTGGGTGTACCATGTATGAATAGTGAGTCCAACCACTGTACAGAAATGCTTCCAAAAATGGCTTGTGCACTATGTGATTATCATAGGGTTTCCATATGACAGAGCCCATTGTTAGGTCATAAAGGGAAATCCTCTTATGGTAGATTAGCATATTTTCCCTCTGCGTTATCCAACGACTCGCCGTAGGCATGTCCTTAGAGTAATCAAACAAAAGTTTGTTAGACTTCATAAATCAAAATTTAAGTAGCATGTCGTAAGAGAGAAACTAAACAAACATATTGTCACAAACCTGAAATAAATTCAAGTAGCCTTCGATGTAGGTGCAACTGTTCCTGCCGACATCCTTAAGATGCTCATAAAGAGAGGCTAATGTTTTGGCACCCCAAGCATACATGCCGACTGCATCTAGATCATGAAACAGGTGTAAGTATGCAACATCAACCTTGTCGTTCGTCTTCCCATAGAAGATATTCAGCCCCATCAACTTTACAGCAAGAATGCGCTAGCAGTTGTCTTCGTTCTTTTGTATGTGACCATGTTCTCAACCAACTTCTCAAGCCATGTATAACGAGCATACGATCCATTGCACAAGCGAGCCTCGTCTTCAACCTTAGCATGGGTAATACCAAGCTCATTGACCAACACAACAACAACTTCATCTCGAGTCGAATTTGCGAGAgtaaaaaaaatccacgtgaCAGGGATATGTAGCAATGAATCCACATCATCTAGGGTGATACTCATCTCCCCGAACGACATATGAAAAGATGACATATCCGGATTCCATCTCTCCACAACTGCCGACAACATGGCCTTATCCACCGAGGGTAGATTGCATATCATGAAACTCTCAAGACCAGCTGCTTTAACCCTTCCATTCATGTATTTATGAAAGTACTTTGGTTCTTTCTTGAAAGCAATCCCGTGATGGTAAGTTTTCAATACATCCCAACATGTCTCATTTTCTATTGTGTACGACTTCCAAACTTGATTGGCAACATGCCTCTTATAACTCTTCAGGAATTCCAAATTAAAAGGCCCCTTGGAAAGTAAACCTAATCCTCATCATGCTaatcctcttcttctttctcattgTCATTGTCCTCATCAtgatcatcatcctcatcctgATTATCATCATTGTCCTCACCTTCGTTATAATCATCATTATcctgatcatcatcatcaaccctAACATCACGCACATCATCGTCCTCCTCAGCCTTATTCACAAAGTGAGAAAcctgttcaggttcagggttaATAACTGGTTGAGATGCACGAGATTGTTGACGCCTTCTTCGTTCCGACATCGTAGGAACAAGTCTGCGCACGGGGGAATCCGGGGGCTTCAAGTGGgtgatttaaattttttatcctTTCCATATCTGTACCAAAATTGAAATGATTCAAATATTATAAGCAGAGATTGCAATGACACTGAGAAAACGCACTTTACACTTCAAAGGTAAACACACTTTATAGTGCGAAAAAACCTAGAAGTCAAGGGAAACGAAGGTTTACCAGAAATGACGACAGAAAGATGACGAGCAATGGCGAACGATAGAGAAAGATGGTGGCGGGTGCGGTGGGGGTTGTGAAAGGGAAGGTGAAAGGGGAAAGAGAAGAATAAAATCGtgaaatggaagaagaagatctgATCTGAAATGGGATAGTTTGAAATGAACTGGGGTGGTGGTTGGTTAAGAGAGAGGGAAATTTTTAAATGAAAGTGGGATGGTGGGTGGTTTCAGGAAGTTATTTCATTAAGGACATTTTGGACTTTTTACACTTTAATGGGTGATTTGAATAGATATGTGAGTGGTTTAAATAACAGTTCCTATGGCCTTAATGTTTTCCTTTAAGTggtattttattaaaatacccTTAAAAATCAATATCATCCCCTTACCTATCCCCACCATTATCTCCACCATCCTCTTCCTTCTGTCCTCACAAATCTTCACCATATTCAATACCATCTACACCATTCTTGCccaccatcttcttcattttcttcttcaatctccACTATTGTCACCATCAtccatctcttctttttctgcaGCAATCATAGCCTTCCCTCACCACCATCCTCTTCCCCCACTTTTCGTTGTTTTCAAACATGATTTTTTCTAGGTACGTCGTCATTTTTCCGCACATGTGGTAAGTGCGGATCGCACCTATCTGTTTCTGTTATTACCTTCTTGCACTTATATGTGCGTCTAGTGCTGTTGTTTTTTGCACTTTTAAGTGCAAATCAATTGACATGACTTTCGCACTTTAAGGTGCATTTTTGTACTTTGACAGGTAACACGTGATTTTAACATTTTCAATTGTTTTAGGCATTCTAGTCATGCACCCTATGTTGTCAAAGGAGGTTGATAAAGTTGATAAGGTTGATAATGTGGTTGAAGGACTCGAGAATGTGGATAATGTGGACGAAGTAGGTTATGACGTGAAAGAACGAATTCAAAAAGTAAAATCTGAACACAAATTGATCTTTCGTAGAccaaaatcgctcgttttaaataAACAGGACCCAAATCACACAAAGCCCTAAGATAATTAAGCCAAAAGTAAATTTTATATGAGGTATCCATATTGTTTGATTGTCTCAAAAATGAGATGCTAACTTAGAACATAAATTAATCTATAAAAACTAAACCAAGCATGCTATAATATTCTTAATATATAATCTTGAATTTGGAAGCAAATTGAATGAGTATAATGTTTATAAGTACAATTAATTATAtgtttaatatatattaaaaatatatatatcaaagttcatacaaaattattaatattaaccACAATGGGTGGCACAAGTGGTAAATgtgtatttccttaagggatttcacCTAGGCTTCTAGCCCGGGTTCGATCTCCTCTGaggtcaaaaataaaaacatttgtggtcagggacatcactaccgtatcccgaggTAGATTAGTCACGTGGGACCCCTTTACTAATAAAAAAGCCTGCCAAACATTGTGCTATTGGACAGATAATATCCCATTCCTGGAAAATGGAGTCCTAGATCATCATGCTGAAACCTAGTTATACTTCCAAATTGGTGAGTGAAATCATCACATAAAGCATTCAACCCTCACTCGAATGTTACTTGCATCATGATCATCATTAGCAAAATCAAGTttgtctcaaattgcatgtgcTCCAACGTAATGTAGTTACGTTCTTCAATGAGTTTCCGTGTCATCATCGTTCCAATACAATTTCTGGTTTCAATAATTGCcgtatttaaaaattaacttTCGATTCGTATTGATCGGTTAACATAAGTACAACCAAAAACATTAAGCTGAAATATATATTTTGCAAATTTTggattgattctgatgaaaaaGGTCGGTACCTTTCTGCCATGGATAGATAGGGAGGCATCTGTCTAAGTCTAATGCGACCAAACATATAATAGCACATGACACGAAGCATTATTGTGCCATGCTACGAGAAATTGGTCGAAAAGTCCAGCGCCCtcctatagtttttttttatcaatgttCACCAGCTAAATTCACAATAATCGATGTTTGTGAAACTAATCACTTGCTCCGTAGTTAGTGGATTAAGACCCTGTTTGGAAAAATAGCTTAATTAAACGCTTATAGTCATAGCGTTATGACATAAGTgtttattcataagtta
This window harbors:
- the LOC130712273 gene encoding uncharacterized protein LOC130712273; the encoded protein is MNGRVKAAGLESFMICNLPSVDKAMLSAVVERWNPDMSSFHMSFGEMSITLDDVDSLLHIPVTWIFFTLANSTRDEVVVVLVNELGITHAKVEDEARLCNGSYARYTWLEKLVENMVTYKRTKTTASAFLL